One part of the Thiothrix nivea DSM 5205 genome encodes these proteins:
- a CDS encoding CopD family protein has translation MYLWIKAIHVIFMVTWFAGLFYLPRLYVYHAMPENKGSFELFKVMERRLYIIMTIGATITAIFGFTMLALNWQYLLVTTHWFHAKLLLVVGLFAYHYACYRLMITFRNEANTRSHKWYRMFNEAPSLLLIVVVILAVVKPF, from the coding sequence ATGTATCTCTGGATCAAAGCCATCCATGTCATTTTCATGGTGACTTGGTTTGCGGGCTTATTTTACTTGCCGCGGCTATACGTTTACCACGCCATGCCGGAAAACAAGGGCAGTTTTGAACTGTTCAAGGTGATGGAACGTCGGCTCTACATCATAATGACGATCGGCGCGACCATTACAGCCATCTTCGGCTTCACCATGCTGGCGCTGAACTGGCAGTATTTACTGGTAACAACCCACTGGTTCCACGCCAAGCTGCTACTGGTTGTTGGCTTGTTTGCATACCATTACGCTTGCTACCGTCTGATGATTACGTTCAGAAATGAAGCGAATACCCGCAGCCACAAGTGGTATCGCATGTTCAACGAAGCGCCTAGCCTGCTCTTGATTGTGGTGGTGATATTGGCGGTGGTGAAACCGTTTTGA
- a CDS encoding TlpA family protein disulfide reductase: MKLDIKGIAILAFIAGIAAFFLLAPAGGVKTVPAATVQTIDGTTLSLDSLKGKPYLLTFWSTTCPGCVGEIPVLEALENKMQGSGFRIIAVAMSYDEPPAIKAMRVQKGMTYTVAHDQSGELAKQFDVRVTPTSFLVGADGKIAVQKMGEWDATELEQKVNELMKG, from the coding sequence ATGAAACTGGATATCAAAGGAATCGCCATACTGGCCTTCATTGCGGGCATTGCCGCCTTTTTCCTGCTGGCTCCCGCTGGCGGCGTCAAAACGGTGCCTGCCGCAACTGTGCAAACCATCGACGGCACCACATTGAGTCTGGACAGCCTGAAGGGCAAACCCTATCTACTGACTTTCTGGTCAACCACCTGCCCCGGCTGCGTCGGTGAAATTCCGGTGCTGGAAGCGCTGGAAAACAAAATGCAAGGCAGCGGCTTCCGCATCATTGCCGTTGCCATGTCGTATGATGAACCACCCGCCATAAAGGCGATGCGCGTCCAGAAAGGCATGACCTACACGGTAGCACACGATCAAAGCGGTGAATTGGCCAAGCAGTTTGACGTGCGGGTAACGCCGACCTCATTCCTGGTCGGTGCTGATGGAAAAATCGCCGTTCAGAAAATGGGTGAGTGGGACGCTACCGAACTGGAGCAGAAAGTCAACGAACTGATGAAAGGATAA
- the argC gene encoding N-acetyl-gamma-glutamyl-phosphate reductase, giving the protein MKRKIGIVGATGYTGVELLRLLSSHPDVEISYVTSREHAGSRVDAMFPNLRGYVDLEFSAPANDALSECALVFFATPNGIAMKSAQVLLDAGTKVIDLAADFRIKDIAVWEKWYGMRHASPRLVEEAVYGLPELNRAQIRAARLVANPGCYPTAVTLGLLPLVEKGLIDLDNVIADTKSGVSGAGRKAEVHTLLAEAGDNFKAYAVAGHRHQPEIAQTLSNIAHQSVNPVFVPHLLPMIRGIHATLYAKLSAEADLQPLYQQRYANEPFVDVLPAGSHPETRSVRGANFCRIALHRPGNGDQVVVLSVIDNLVKGAAGQAVQNMNLMLGLAENTALRQPGLLP; this is encoded by the coding sequence GTGAAAAGGAAGATTGGTATCGTTGGCGCGACCGGTTATACCGGCGTTGAGTTGTTGCGTTTGCTCTCCAGCCACCCTGATGTTGAGATTAGCTACGTGACATCCCGCGAACATGCTGGCAGCCGGGTGGATGCGATGTTCCCCAACCTGCGAGGTTATGTGGATCTGGAGTTTTCTGCCCCAGCCAACGATGCCCTAAGCGAATGTGCCCTGGTGTTTTTCGCTACCCCCAACGGTATCGCGATGAAAAGCGCCCAGGTGCTGCTGGATGCAGGCACAAAGGTCATCGACCTGGCTGCCGATTTCCGCATTAAGGATATTGCCGTTTGGGAAAAATGGTACGGGATGCGGCACGCCAGCCCCCGTTTGGTGGAAGAGGCTGTATACGGTCTGCCGGAACTGAACCGGGCGCAAATCCGTGCAGCTCGCCTGGTTGCCAACCCTGGCTGTTACCCAACCGCCGTTACTCTGGGTTTGCTGCCCTTGGTGGAAAAGGGGCTAATTGATCTGGACAATGTCATTGCGGACACAAAATCCGGCGTCAGTGGGGCAGGGCGCAAGGCCGAAGTGCATACGCTGTTGGCGGAGGCGGGTGATAATTTCAAGGCTTACGCAGTTGCAGGGCATCGCCACCAGCCGGAAATTGCCCAAACGCTATCAAATATTGCCCATCAATCGGTAAATCCTGTTTTTGTTCCCCACTTATTGCCTATGATTCGGGGGATTCACGCGACACTGTACGCCAAACTAAGTGCAGAAGCGGATTTACAACCGCTTTACCAACAGCGTTATGCAAACGAACCGTTTGTGGATGTGTTGCCAGCTGGCTCCCATCCTGAAACCCGCTCTGTGCGTGGCGCGAACTTCTGCCGGATAGCTTTGCACCGCCCCGGCAATGGCGATCAGGTTGTCGTGCTTTCTGTGATTGATAATCTGGTTAAGGGCGCGGCAGGTCAGGCAGTACAAAATATGAACCTGATGTTGGGTTTGGCGGAAAACACAGCTCTGAGGCAGCCTGGTCTGTTACCCTGA
- a CDS encoding DUF6776 family protein, whose amino-acid sequence MSLEYKFENRGTVQVRPTGSDKRSPCWYMLIGTGLLMLAMLGWLFFSGYLTPVNSSGGIQALTLRGKMNEQERLIEKQASNIHGLEEQLASAKRDQEVQLAANEELRKKFSAAETDLSAQRDKLALYEGILSPEGLEQGLHIQHFSIKERLVDKDGNKVNGDHLYQYHLVLANIRSGDAAVKGSFSIAITGQQDGKDVTVTQKDVAPKDEKALTTFDVKHYQGLEGKLLLPKNFEPESVKVKISPAEGDTPERLAKSYDWASFSKAGSVTKASEVTVSTTTTKE is encoded by the coding sequence ATGAGTCTCGAATATAAATTTGAAAACCGGGGAACGGTTCAGGTTCGCCCGACCGGCAGTGATAAGCGTAGCCCCTGTTGGTATATGTTGATAGGAACGGGCTTGTTGATGCTAGCCATGCTGGGCTGGTTGTTTTTCAGCGGCTATCTGACGCCAGTTAACTCATCTGGCGGCATTCAGGCTTTGACCTTGCGCGGCAAAATGAATGAACAGGAAAGGTTGATAGAGAAGCAGGCGTCCAACATTCACGGGCTGGAAGAGCAATTGGCTTCAGCCAAACGGGATCAGGAAGTGCAGCTTGCCGCCAATGAAGAGTTGCGTAAAAAGTTTTCTGCCGCTGAAACGGATCTTTCTGCCCAGCGCGATAAACTGGCTCTGTATGAGGGAATCCTGTCACCGGAGGGGCTGGAGCAGGGGCTACACATCCAGCATTTCAGCATCAAGGAACGCTTGGTTGATAAAGATGGCAACAAGGTCAATGGTGACCACCTGTATCAATATCATCTGGTGCTGGCCAATATCCGTAGTGGGGATGCTGCGGTAAAAGGCAGCTTTAGCATTGCCATTACTGGCCAGCAGGATGGCAAGGACGTGACGGTCACCCAGAAGGATGTTGCACCCAAGGATGAAAAAGCCCTGACGACTTTTGACGTCAAGCATTACCAGGGCTTGGAAGGCAAGTTATTGTTGCCAAAAAATTTTGAACCGGAATCAGTTAAAGTCAAGATCAGCCCAGCGGAAGGTGATACCCCCGAGCGGCTGGCCAAAAGTTATGACTGGGCTTCATTTAGCAAGGCTGGTTCCGTCACTAAGGCATCTGAAGTAACGGTATCCACCACCACAACAAAGGAGTAA
- a CDS encoding bactofilin family protein: MFGKNAKSTGGGGSPTNTGNNDQKIRSARVDTLIGKGTTIDGDLRFSGGLHVEGVIKGNLAADGDDATLILSEHGHIQGEVRVPSMVLNGMIDGDVFAGGKVELFEKARICGDVYYNLLEMAVGAEVNGKLVRQKPESGSFATSPTSSASE; this comes from the coding sequence ATGTTCGGTAAAAACGCTAAGAGTACCGGTGGCGGCGGTAGCCCCACCAATACGGGCAACAATGATCAGAAAATCCGTAGCGCACGGGTTGATACCCTGATCGGCAAAGGTACCACCATTGACGGCGACCTGCGTTTTTCCGGTGGTTTGCATGTGGAAGGCGTCATCAAGGGCAATCTGGCCGCTGACGGTGACGATGCGACCTTGATTTTGAGCGAACACGGCCATATCCAAGGTGAAGTACGTGTGCCCAGCATGGTGCTGAACGGCATGATTGATGGCGATGTTTTCGCCGGTGGTAAGGTCGAGCTGTTTGAAAAAGCGCGCATTTGCGGTGATGTTTATTACAACCTGCTGGAAATGGCGGTGGGCGCGGAAGTCAACGGCAAGCTGGTGCGGCAGAAGCCTGAGTCCGGCAGTTTTGCAACCTCACCGACTTCTTCCGCCAGCGAATAG
- the erpA gene encoding iron-sulfur cluster insertion protein ErpA: MTVETAIPAALIFTDAAATKVKGLIEDEGNPDLKLRVFVQGGGCSGFQYGFTFDENMNDDDTAVENGGVTLLIDPMSFQYMVGAEIDYTEGLEGAQFVIRNPNATTTCGCGSSFSP, translated from the coding sequence ATGACGGTTGAAACAGCAATTCCTGCCGCGCTGATTTTTACGGACGCAGCGGCGACCAAGGTTAAGGGGTTGATTGAGGATGAAGGCAACCCGGATCTGAAGTTACGGGTGTTTGTGCAAGGTGGCGGTTGTTCCGGCTTCCAGTATGGTTTCACATTCGATGAGAACATGAACGACGATGATACTGCGGTAGAAAACGGTGGTGTGACGCTGCTCATCGACCCGATGAGCTTCCAGTACATGGTTGGTGCTGAAATCGACTATACCGAAGGTCTGGAAGGTGCGCAGTTTGTGATCCGTAACCCGAATGCGACCACGACTTGCGGCTGTGGCTCTTCTTTCAGCCCGTAA
- the ppc gene encoding phosphoenolpyruvate carboxylase, which translates to MTNKPFDVAKLQESIRQFGELLGEIIREQEGEAVYETVEKLRRGYIRLRKSNDPAARNELMGFIDSLDVDMLEQVIRAFNTFYILNNIVEEDFQHRERRRKIQQSDSQLWQGSVRRTILDMANDGMKAEELQALLDQMRYTPVFTAHPTEARRRTMMEIQRRIFLVIDQLTLDQDPSERESLLRHLKAQIQLMWRTDEVRNRKPTVEDEIRYGLYYFRESLFEAIPTVYRYFERATRIAYGWGAVTVPSFLRFGSWIGGDRDGNPFVTPALTRKAIRMQMQLALEEYIERVNALRTILSHSTQFITPTEEFSAYLRNEDQRLGLGEVAFHYTKTNFQEEPYRRLLSIMHHKLQATLDVVNARLSGEYFRPSRAAYTDVADFIHELYLIRDSLRSHNDHVIAGRELKDLIRLAETCGFGLYKLDIRQESTIHSETVAEVLQLSGLCSNYLQLPEAERMEMLAELIQRPRLPLPHRPKLSERTAETLEVFDSMVEMRSEAGSGIFGAYVISMTHSASHVMEVMLLARMAGLIGYDAERKLFCNILVSPLFETIEDLRHITSVLTSLMENATYRELLAASGNMQEVMLGYSDSCKDGGILASNWNLYNAQKEVIALTDQYRVKCRLFHGRGGTVGRGGGPTHEAIIAQPPDTVQGQIKFTEQGEVLAAKYSNVETAVYELGVGTTGLLKASLGLLKKRGPYPDEFLSAMNDIATMGEQSYRQLTDWTPGLMDYFYEATPVQEIALLNIGSRPSHRKKTVRDKSSIRAIPWVFGWAQSRHTLPAWYGIGTALSKFREATPGNDKLLERMHDEWPAFRSLLSNVQMALYKAEMDTALEYAELAKDQESAQKIFADIRNEYELTASEVLKAAKQEHLMDDAPFLQYSLQRRDPYLDPLNHIQITLIRRHRRFAEETGDTNSSWLPVLLRTINAIAAGMRNTG; encoded by the coding sequence ATGACCAACAAACCATTCGATGTTGCCAAGCTTCAGGAAAGCATCCGCCAGTTCGGGGAACTGCTGGGGGAAATCATCCGCGAGCAGGAAGGCGAAGCCGTTTACGAGACCGTGGAAAAACTGCGCCGTGGCTATATTCGCCTGCGCAAGAGCAATGACCCCGCCGCCCGCAACGAGTTGATGGGCTTCATCGACAGCCTGGATGTTGACATGCTGGAACAGGTCATCCGTGCTTTCAATACGTTCTACATCCTCAACAATATCGTCGAGGAAGATTTCCAGCACCGTGAACGCCGCCGCAAAATCCAGCAGAGTGATAGCCAGTTGTGGCAGGGTTCCGTCCGCCGCACCATTCTGGACATGGCCAACGACGGCATGAAAGCGGAGGAGCTGCAAGCCCTGCTTGACCAGATGCGTTACACACCGGTGTTTACCGCGCACCCAACCGAAGCGCGCCGACGCACCATGATGGAAATCCAGCGCCGCATCTTCCTGGTCATCGACCAACTGACGCTGGATCAGGATCCGAGCGAACGCGAATCCCTGCTGCGCCACCTGAAAGCGCAAATCCAGCTGATGTGGCGCACCGATGAAGTGCGCAACCGCAAGCCGACAGTGGAAGATGAAATCCGCTATGGCTTATACTATTTCCGCGAATCGCTGTTTGAAGCCATCCCCACGGTTTACCGCTACTTTGAACGCGCCACGCGCATTGCCTATGGCTGGGGTGCGGTCACTGTGCCCAGTTTCCTGCGTTTTGGTTCCTGGATCGGCGGTGACCGTGACGGCAACCCGTTCGTTACCCCTGCCCTGACCCGCAAAGCCATCCGGATGCAGATGCAATTGGCGCTGGAGGAATACATCGAGCGCGTCAATGCACTGCGCACCATTTTGTCACATTCCACCCAGTTCATTACCCCGACCGAGGAATTCAGCGCTTACCTGCGTAATGAAGACCAACGGCTGGGGCTGGGCGAAGTGGCATTCCATTACACCAAAACCAACTTCCAGGAAGAACCTTACCGCCGCCTGCTCAGCATCATGCACCACAAGTTGCAGGCAACGCTGGATGTGGTGAATGCACGCCTGAGCGGCGAATATTTCCGCCCATCCAGGGCCGCTTACACCGACGTGGCGGATTTCATCCACGAGTTGTACCTGATCCGCGATTCCTTGCGCAGCCATAATGACCACGTGATTGCCGGGCGTGAACTGAAAGACCTGATCCGGCTGGCAGAAACCTGCGGCTTCGGTCTTTACAAGCTCGACATCCGCCAGGAATCCACCATCCACAGCGAAACGGTGGCAGAAGTCCTGCAACTCTCCGGCCTGTGCAGCAACTACCTGCAACTGCCGGAGGCAGAGCGCATGGAGATGCTGGCCGAACTCATCCAACGCCCTCGCCTGCCGCTGCCACACCGCCCCAAACTCAGCGAGCGTACCGCCGAAACGCTGGAAGTCTTCGACAGCATGGTGGAAATGCGCAGCGAAGCCGGCTCGGGCATTTTCGGCGCTTACGTCATCTCCATGACCCACAGCGCCAGCCATGTGATGGAAGTGATGCTGCTGGCGCGCATGGCCGGACTGATTGGCTACGACGCCGAACGCAAGCTGTTCTGCAACATCCTGGTTTCCCCGTTGTTTGAAACCATCGAAGACCTCAGGCACATCACCAGCGTACTCACCAGCCTGATGGAAAATGCTACCTACCGCGAGCTGCTGGCCGCTTCCGGTAACATGCAGGAAGTCATGCTGGGCTACTCCGACTCGTGCAAGGATGGCGGCATCCTCGCCTCTAACTGGAACCTGTACAACGCACAGAAGGAAGTCATTGCCCTGACCGACCAATACCGCGTCAAATGCCGCCTGTTCCACGGGCGCGGCGGTACGGTCGGGCGAGGCGGCGGCCCCACCCATGAAGCGATCATCGCGCAACCACCTGATACAGTACAAGGCCAGATCAAATTCACCGAACAGGGCGAAGTACTGGCGGCCAAATACAGTAACGTGGAAACCGCTGTCTATGAACTGGGCGTTGGCACCACCGGCCTGCTCAAGGCCAGTCTTGGCCTGTTGAAGAAACGCGGCCCCTACCCGGATGAATTCCTCAGTGCCATGAACGACATCGCCACGATGGGCGAACAGAGCTACCGCCAGCTTACCGACTGGACGCCGGGTTTGATGGATTACTTCTACGAAGCCACCCCGGTGCAGGAAATCGCCCTGCTGAACATCGGCTCGCGCCCGTCGCACCGCAAGAAAACCGTGCGCGACAAGAGTTCCATCCGCGCCATTCCGTGGGTATTCGGCTGGGCGCAATCCCGTCACACCCTGCCCGCCTGGTATGGCATCGGCACGGCACTATCGAAATTCCGGGAAGCCACCCCCGGCAATGACAAACTGCTGGAACGTATGCACGATGAATGGCCTGCCTTCCGTTCCCTGCTCAGCAACGTGCAGATGGCCCTGTATAAGGCAGAAATGGATACCGCGCTGGAATACGCCGAATTGGCCAAAGACCAGGAAAGCGCGCAGAAAATTTTCGCCGACATCCGCAATGAATACGAGCTGACGGCCAGCGAAGTACTCAAGGCAGCCAAGCAGGAACACCTGATGGATGATGCGCCGTTCCTGCAATACTCGCTGCAACGGCGCGACCCGTATCTGGATCCACTCAACCACATCCAGATTACCCTGATTCGCCGTCACCGCCGCTTTGCCGAGGAAACTGGCGATACCAATTCATCGTGGCTGCCAGTGCTGTTGCGTACCATCAACGCGATTGCGGCGGGGATGCGCAATACGGGTTGA
- a CDS encoding phasin family protein, with translation MQNEMMNIIKQFSDSALASAKKIGDLNLKTFETLAGKQAELVKSCVEMGTKNAEAATKVKDLSELTALQQEVTRACGEKWVANMREATEMLTSVRDELTAIMEEAAKYTQENAEQAVEAGKKAATEAVEKTTEAVEKATAEVVEMTKEAADKTVEATKKAAAKAKVA, from the coding sequence ATGCAAAACGAAATGATGAACATTATTAAGCAATTCAGTGACAGCGCTCTGGCTTCTGCCAAGAAAATCGGCGACCTGAACCTGAAAACATTTGAAACCCTGGCTGGCAAGCAAGCAGAACTGGTTAAGTCCTGCGTTGAAATGGGCACCAAGAATGCCGAAGCTGCCACCAAAGTAAAAGACCTGAGCGAACTGACTGCCCTGCAACAGGAAGTGACCCGCGCTTGTGGCGAAAAATGGGTTGCCAACATGCGTGAGGCCACTGAAATGCTGACTTCTGTGCGCGACGAACTGACCGCGATCATGGAAGAAGCTGCCAAGTACACGCAGGAAAACGCTGAGCAAGCAGTCGAAGCTGGCAAGAAAGCAGCTACTGAAGCTGTCGAAAAAACCACTGAAGCAGTAGAAAAAGCCACTGCTGAAGTGGTTGAAATGACCAAAGAAGCGGCTGACAAGACTGTTGAAGCGACCAAGAAAGCCGCTGCCAAAGCCAAAGTTGCTTAA
- the nifN gene encoding nitrogenase iron-molybdenum cofactor biosynthesis protein NifN: MPEVTKRKKALSVSPLKASQTIGAALAFLGFHRAMPMLHGAQGCTAFGKVFFVRHFREPIPLQTTAMDQIAAVMGSDENVVEGLKAICSKNSPSLVGVPTTGLAETQGSDVTMAVGEFRKKYPEYNHIPVVPLSTPDFSGCLETGFAKAVEGVINVLVPDAETAGTKPGKRPRQLNVLVNSSLTPGDLEALKDIIELCGFRPLIMPDLSDSLDGHVTDADFSPLTIGGTLVSEMATLGDSKATLVIGASLNAAADLLKERTGVPDYRFDHLMGLEANDVFIDTLHQLSGEPVPQKLQRQRAQLQDAMLDTHFMLGLSRFAIAADPDLLNGFSHLLAENGAYTVAAVAPANAPAIKKIVTEHVHIGDLEDLEKAAEANEAEVLICNSHGQETALRLGIPLLRAGFPQYDLVGGYQRQWIGYAGTRQTLFDLANILLSLEKGEIHPYHSIYAQKRDDEITHFGKSLSVTQH; the protein is encoded by the coding sequence ATGCCTGAAGTTACCAAGCGCAAAAAAGCCCTCTCGGTCAGCCCGCTGAAAGCCAGCCAGACCATCGGTGCCGCGCTCGCCTTCCTCGGTTTCCACCGCGCCATGCCGATGCTGCACGGGGCACAAGGCTGCACCGCGTTCGGCAAGGTATTTTTCGTGCGCCATTTCCGCGAACCGATTCCGCTACAAACCACTGCGATGGATCAGATAGCCGCCGTAATGGGTTCTGACGAAAACGTGGTCGAAGGCTTGAAAGCCATTTGCAGCAAAAACAGCCCGTCACTGGTCGGCGTACCCACCACCGGTCTGGCCGAAACCCAGGGCAGTGACGTAACCATGGCAGTCGGCGAATTCCGCAAGAAATACCCCGAATACAACCACATTCCGGTAGTGCCGCTCTCCACCCCCGATTTCAGCGGCTGTCTGGAAACCGGCTTCGCCAAGGCGGTGGAAGGCGTGATCAATGTGCTGGTGCCGGACGCAGAAACCGCAGGCACCAAACCCGGCAAGCGCCCTCGCCAGTTGAACGTACTGGTTAATTCTTCACTAACCCCCGGTGATCTGGAGGCACTCAAGGACATCATCGAACTGTGCGGCTTCCGCCCACTGATCATGCCCGACCTGTCCGACTCGTTGGACGGCCATGTGACTGATGCCGATTTCAGCCCGCTGACTATTGGCGGCACGCTGGTATCGGAAATGGCCACCCTGGGTGATTCAAAAGCCACTTTGGTGATCGGTGCGTCGTTGAATGCGGCGGCGGATTTACTGAAGGAACGCACTGGCGTGCCGGACTACCGTTTCGATCACCTGATGGGGTTGGAAGCCAACGACGTCTTCATCGATACCCTGCACCAACTTTCCGGGGAACCGGTGCCGCAGAAGCTGCAACGCCAACGTGCGCAATTGCAGGATGCAATGCTGGATACACACTTCATGCTCGGCCTGTCGCGTTTCGCCATCGCTGCTGACCCGGATTTGCTGAACGGCTTTTCGCATTTATTGGCGGAAAATGGTGCGTATACCGTTGCGGCAGTTGCCCCTGCCAATGCACCTGCCATCAAAAAGATCGTGACTGAACACGTCCACATCGGCGACCTGGAAGATCTGGAAAAAGCCGCCGAAGCGAATGAGGCCGAAGTGCTGATCTGCAACTCGCACGGGCAGGAAACCGCGCTGCGTTTGGGCATTCCCCTGCTGCGCGCCGGGTTCCCGCAATACGACTTGGTCGGAGGCTATCAGCGGCAGTGGATCGGTTATGCCGGTACGCGCCAGACGCTGTTTGATCTGGCGAATATTTTATTGTCGCTGGAAAAAGGCGAGATTCACCCGTACCACTCGATTTACGCGCAAAAGCGGGATGATGAAATTACCCATTTCGGTAAAAGTTTATCCGTGACGCAGCACTGA
- the nifE gene encoding nitrogenase iron-molybdenum cofactor biosynthesis protein NifE, producing the protein MMKSKDIAELLNEPACSHNKKEKSGCARPKPGASAGGCAFDGAQIALLPIADVAHIVHGSIACAGSSWDNRGTRSSGPRLFKVGMTTDLTEQDVIMGRGEKRLFHSIKQAIDDYSPAAVFVYNTCIPALIGDDIEAVCKSAQERWGTPVVPVDCAGFYGTKNLGNRIAGDAMVKHVCGTREPDPLPRGAQSGDFKVHDINLVGEYNIAGEFWHVLPLLDHLGLRVLCTLSGDARYREVQTMHRAEVNMMVCSKAMLNVARKLEDSFGTPWFEGSFYGVEDTSKALRDFARLINDPDLTERTERLIASEEKRIHKALEPWRDHLRGKRVLLYTGGVKSWSIVSALQDLGMTVVATGTKKSTEEDKARIREIMGENTKMIDDGSPRALLDTVRDYQVDILIAGGRNMYTALKARIPFLDINQEREFGYAGYEGMIELAKQLALTIESPIWKAVRKPAPWAVAASTTEETSQETAHA; encoded by the coding sequence ATGATGAAGTCCAAGGACATCGCCGAACTGCTGAACGAGCCAGCCTGTTCCCACAACAAGAAGGAGAAATCGGGTTGCGCCCGCCCCAAACCGGGGGCTTCGGCTGGCGGCTGCGCCTTCGATGGCGCGCAAATCGCCTTGTTGCCGATCGCGGACGTGGCGCACATCGTCCACGGCAGCATTGCCTGCGCGGGCAGTTCCTGGGATAACCGGGGAACCCGCTCCAGCGGCCCGCGCCTGTTCAAGGTTGGCATGACTACCGACCTGACCGAGCAGGATGTGATCATGGGGCGCGGCGAAAAGCGCCTGTTCCATTCCATCAAGCAGGCCATCGACGACTACAGCCCCGCCGCCGTGTTCGTGTATAACACCTGCATTCCCGCGCTGATCGGCGACGACATCGAAGCGGTGTGCAAATCCGCCCAGGAACGCTGGGGAACCCCGGTCGTGCCGGTTGATTGCGCCGGATTCTACGGCACCAAAAACCTCGGCAACCGCATTGCCGGTGACGCCATGGTAAAACACGTGTGCGGCACCCGCGAACCCGACCCTCTGCCACGCGGCGCGCAAAGCGGCGATTTCAAGGTGCATGACATCAATCTGGTCGGCGAATACAACATCGCGGGCGAATTCTGGCACGTGCTGCCACTGCTCGATCACCTCGGCCTGCGCGTCCTGTGCACGCTCTCCGGCGACGCCCGTTACCGCGAAGTCCAGACCATGCACCGCGCCGAAGTCAACATGATGGTCTGTTCCAAAGCCATGCTCAACGTCGCCCGCAAGCTGGAAGACAGCTTCGGCACGCCGTGGTTTGAAGGCAGCTTCTACGGCGTGGAAGACACCAGCAAGGCGCTGCGCGATTTCGCCCGCCTCATCAACGACCCTGACCTGACGGAGCGCACCGAACGCCTGATCGCCAGCGAAGAAAAACGCATCCACAAGGCGCTGGAACCGTGGCGCGACCACCTGCGCGGCAAGCGCGTGCTGCTCTACACCGGCGGGGTGAAATCGTGGTCGATCGTCTCCGCCCTGCAAGACCTCGGCATGACCGTGGTCGCCACCGGCACCAAAAAATCCACTGAGGAAGACAAGGCACGCATCCGCGAAATCATGGGTGAAAACACCAAAATGATCGACGACGGCAGCCCGCGCGCCCTGCTCGACACCGTGCGCGATTACCAGGTCGACATCCTGATCGCGGGCGGACGCAACATGTACACCGCCCTCAAGGCACGCATCCCGTTCCTCGATATCAACCAGGAACGCGAATTCGGCTACGCCGGTTACGAAGGCATGATCGAATTGGCCAAACAACTCGCCCTGACCATCGAAAGCCCGATCTGGAAAGCGGTGCGCAAACCCGCGCCATGGGCAGTCGCCGCAAGCACCACAGAGGAAACCAGTCAGGAGACCGCCCATGCCTGA